The following are from one region of the Neurospora crassa OR74A linkage group III, whole genome shotgun sequence genome:
- the ndi-1 gene encoding pyridine nucleotide-disulfide oxidoreductase — MASITRFARTSSSSLQVSTRSAPLALTARNFSTVKFNNKDRKERVVILGSGWAGYSFAKDLDPEKYERIFISPRSYFVFTPLLASTAVGTLEFRTVLEPIRRLDYGIGFHQGWAQDIDFANKTIRVEANANADSASKAVVPIGQGGQLNQASARGALFDVPYDKLVIACGAYSQTFGIEGVREHANFLRDVGDARRIRLRVLSLFELCAYPKGVDNLTDEDRANLLHFAIVGGGPTGIEYASELHDLIHDDLSKMYPDLLKFVRITVYDVSPKVLPMFDQALSKYAMDAFKRQKIEIRTQHNIERVRPADGKLGSEYGELKLKIKQYGDKEVGAGLVVWSTGLMANPLIKQLASKDFAVPISPEDRAEARRPKAKLATDARTGGILVDEHFRVRIETQTTDAAKGSEIVPTSSSNSLLRDVFVLGDAAVIESQRTLPKTAQVAAQQATYLAKVLNKANEGVIDVKDAPGFKFRNWGVMTYLGSWKAIHQGPRDELRGWAAWVLWRSAYLAKSMSWRNRFLVPIYWLVSWVFGRGISRF, encoded by the exons ATGGCTTCCATTACACGCTTCGCGAggacctcttcctcttccctccaGGTGTCCACCCGGTCAGCACCACTGGCCTTGACGGCGAGAAATTTTTCCACCGTGAAGTTCAACA ACAAAGACAGAAAGGAGCGGGTCGTCATCCTGGGCTCCGGCTGGGCTGGCTATTCCTTCGCCAAGGACCTCGATCCCGAGAAGTATGAGCGCATTTTCATCTCCCCGCGCTCCTACTTCGTCTTTACCCCCCTGCTCGCCTCTACTGCCGTCGGTACTCTCGAGTTCCGTACCGTTTTGGAGCCCATCCGCCGCCTGGACTACGGCATCGGCTTCCACCAGGGTTGGGCCCAGGACATCGACTTCGCCAACAAGACCATCCGCGTCGAggccaacgccaacgccgATTCTGCTAGCAAGGCTGTTGTCCCCATCGGCCAGGGCGGCCAGCTGAACCAGGCCTCCGCCAGGGGCGCTCTCTTCGACGTTCCCTATGACAAGCTTGTCATTGCTTGCGGTGCCTACTCCCAGACCTTCGGCATCGAGGGCGTCCGTGAGCACGCCAACTTCCTTCGCGATGTTGGCGATGCCCGCCGCATCCGCTTGAGGGTTCTTTCCCTCTTCGAGCTGTGCGCCTACCCCAAGGGTGTTGACAACCTCACCGATGAGGACCGCGccaacctcctccacttcGCCATTGTCGGCGGTGGCCCTACCGGTATCGAGTACGCTTCCGAGCTGCACGATCTCATCCACGACGATCTTTCCAAGATGTACCCGGACCTCCTCAAGTTCGTCCGCATCACCGTCTACGATGTCTCGCCCAAGGTTCTTCCCATGTTTGACCAGGCTCTCTCCAAGTATGCCATGGATGCTTTCAAGCGTCAAAAGATTGAGATCCGCACCCAGCACAACATCGAGCGCGTCCGCCCTGCCGATGGCAAGCTCGGCTCCGAGTACGGTGAGCTGAAGCTCAAGATCAAGCAGTACGGCGACAAGGAGGTCGGTGCCGGTCTCGTCGTCTGGTCCACCGGTCTTATGGCCAACCCCCTCATCAAGCAGCTCGCCTCCAAGGACTTTGCCGTTCCCATCTCCCCCGAGGACCGCGCCGAGGCCCGCCGCCCCAAGGCCAAGCTCGCCACCGATGCCCGCACTGGTGGCATCCTCGTTGACGAGCACTTCCGTGTTCGCATCGAGACCCAGACCACCGATGCCGCCAAGGGCTCCGAGATCGTccccacctcctccagcaACAGCCTCCTCCGTGacgtcttcgtcctcggtGACGCCGCCGTCATCGAGAGCCAGCGCACTCTCCCCAAGACCGCTCAGGTTGCCGCTCAGCAGGCCACCTACCTCGCCAAGGTCCTCAACAAGGCCAACGAGGGTGTCATCGACGTCAAGGACGCTCCCGGCTTCAAGTTCCGCAACTGGGGTGTCATGACCTACCTTGGCAGCTGGAAGGCCATCCACCAGGGCCCCCGCGACGAGCTCCGTGGCTGGGCCGCTTGGGTCCTCTGGCGCTCCGCTTACCTGGCCAAGTCCATGTCCTGGAGGAACAGGTTCCTCGTGCCCATCTACTGGCTCGTGTCCTGGGTCTTTGGCCGTGGTATCTCTCGCTTCTAA